From Desmodus rotundus isolate HL8 chromosome 12, HLdesRot8A.1, whole genome shotgun sequence, one genomic window encodes:
- the BLOC1S3 gene encoding biogenesis of lysosome-related organelles complex 1 subunit 3 has product MASQGRRRRPPQRPETVVRGEAAETDSELSASSSEEELYLGPSGPTRGRPTGLRVAGEAAETDSDAEPEPTAAPRDLPPLVVQRETAGEAWGTEEAPAAAPALSLLQLRLAESQARLDHDVAAAVSGVYRRAGRDVAALAGRLAAAQTAGLAAAHSVRLARGDLCALAERLDIVASCCLLPDIRGVPGTEPKQDPGPRA; this is encoded by the coding sequence ATGGCGTCTCAGGGTCGTCGGCGGAGGCCGCCGCAGAGGCCCGAGACGGTGGTGCGGGGGGAGGCGGCCGAGACAGATTCAGAGCTTTCTGCGTCCTCGTCGGAAGAAGAATTGTACCTGGGACCCTCCGGCCCGACGCGCGGCCGCCCCACCGGGCTGCGGGTGGCCGGGGAGGCCGCGGAGACCGACTCGGATGCGGAGCCAGAACCGACGGCCGCACCGAGGGACCTGCCCCCGCTCGTGGTGCAGCGGGAAACGGCCGGGGAAGCCTGGGGTACCGAGGAGGCCCCAGCGGCCGCCCCTGCGCTCTCGCTGTTGCAGCTCCGGCTGGCGGAGAGCCAGGCGCGCTTGGACCACGACGTGGCGGCCGCCGTGAGCGGCGTGTACCGCCGGGCGGGCCGCGATGTGGCTGCCCTGGCGGGTAGGCTAGCGGCCGCCCAGACGGCGGGGTTGGCGGCCGCCCACAGCGTGCGCCTGGCGCGGGGGGACCTCTGCGCGCTGGCTGAGCGCCTGGACATCGTGGCCAGCTGCTGCCTGCTACCCGATATCCGCGGCGTGCCGGGGACCGAGCCCAAGCAAGACCCGGGACCGAGGGCCTAG